From the genome of Sediminibacter sp. Hel_I_10:
CTCCTACCCAATTCCACATGGGGAAAATGTTATTTTCATCTATACCAAAAGCTTTCACGTTCTCAATATTTGTAGAGACCGCAACAAAGTGTTTTGAAACTGCTTCTTCGTTTGCCGATTCAAGAAACCACGCCTTAATGGTATTGGCATTGGACAGTGTTTCTTGTGTGGTAAATGTTTTTGAAACGATTACAAATAAGGTCGTTTCAGGATCTAACAACTTGATCACTTCATTAACATGATCTCCATCAACATTACTTACAAAATGTGTTTGAAGCTGATTTTTATAATAGGTTAAGGCTTCTACAACCATGGCAGGTCCCAAATCTGATCCTCCAATACCTATATTTACAACATCGGTAATAGATTTACCGGTATATCCTTTAATTTCTCCATTAATAACTTTTTTGGAGAAGGTCTTGATTTGATCTTTCACCTCATAGATCTCAGGCATTACATCTTTACCGTCAACCAATACCTGTGCCGTTTTAGGATTTCTCAAAGCTGTATGCAATACTTCACGGCCTTCTGTAGCATTAATCACTTCGCCTCCAAAATATTGAGACATCGCCGTTTTTAGTCCAACCTCATCTGCTAATTCTAATAGCAACTTCACCGTTTCACCAGTGATGCGGTTTTTAGAATAATCCACATAGAAGTCCTCCCATTTAATGGTCAAATCTTTTGCTCTGTTAGAATCATCTTCAAAAAAGCTTTTAACCTGATGGTTTTTTATGGCTTCAAAATGGGATTCTAATTTTTTCCAGGCCTTTGTTGTTGTTGGATTGATGTTTGGTAATGCCATTATTGGATGTTAGAGGTTACTATGTTTTCTTCTGAAGTAGAATTTGTGTTATGATCGTCAAATTGAATTCCATCTAATTTTGATTTTAGTGGTTCAATAAATTCGACGTATTTCGACTTTAAAGATTCGGGTATTGATTCTGCTTCAGGTAATTTTTCTTTAAATGGATCTACTTGTTTACCGTTTTTCCAAAAACGATAACAAACATGAGGACCTCCTGTATTACCAGTCATTCCTACCCAACCAATCACATCTCCTTGCTTTACATACTGCCCTTTTTTCACCTTCTGGTCTTTCATGTGCAAATATTGAGTGCTATAAGTACCGTTGTGTTTGATTTTCACATATTTGCCATTACCACCGCGTCTTGTAGATTCTTCTACCGTTCCATTTGCCGTTGCCAAAATAGGTGTTCCGATAGGTGCCGCAAAATCGGTGCCTTTATGTGGTCTCAACTTATAACCGTAGTAAGCAATACGACGGTTGAGGTTATAGCGTGATGAAATACGGCTAAATTGTACTGGTGCTTTTAAGAATGTTCGACGAAGGCTTTTAGTGTTTTCATCAAAATAATCAGAAATACGCTTGGTGCTATCCACTTCAAAATTGAACGCATAAAACGGTTCATTTTTATGCTCAAAATAGGCAGCATCAATACTTTCGATCCCTGCATAAATGGAGTCATCAATAAAACGCTGTTTATAAACAATCTTAAATCGATCTCCTTTTTGTAATCTAAAGAAATCAATCGTCCAAGCATAGATATCACTCATGTCATTGATCAAAGCATAAGGTAATCCTTGATTCTCCATGGTTTCAGATAAGTTGTTCATTACAATACCAGAGGCTTCTTTTTCAACTATGGTAATGGGTTTTTTATCTTTATATGCTGAAATCGAATCCTTAAAATTAATCACAACATAATCAATGCTGTTCTCTTGATAGATGAATGTTTCTGGGGTCTGTAAAGAATCGTTTGCACAAAGCAGCATATAGGGCTGACCTGCTCGCAACCTTCTAATATCAAATGTATCCCTAACCTTTTCGGCGATATTAAAAATTTTAGGATACCCAATATGGTTCCGTTCTAGGATTTCGCCAAAACTGTCGCCATTTTTTACCGTATCTCGTTTTACAACATAATCATCGAGAACAAAACCAAATTCCTTAACCGGTTCTGGTTCAATTATTGGCTCTGTAATAACAACATCTTCTTGCTTTTCATCCTCTTTGCAAGAGGTTACTGCAACACTTAAAAAGAGTAGTATAACTAAATATTTCAAAGGTTTCAACGCGTTAGTCTTAAACATTATTTCCCCAATTTTCCAATTCTTCATCGCTCCAAAGTTCAGGAAAAAATATGCGTTTTTGATATTTTGGATGCATATATTTCTTCCAGTCACTGCCTCCCGTAGCCTCGCCATCTCCAGTACCACTTTCGATATAATGCTTGGCTGCATTGTAATGTGCCATTACCCAAGTTACGTTTACCGTATAATCATAATGACGCATCGCTTTAACTAAAGCCTCATCTTCTTGATCTTCTTTTGGCAACTCTTTAAATCTTGACCAGAGGTTTTTGGTATTATACGTTTGCATGAAACGAATAAAATCGCCTTTGTAACGTTTTTCAAAATTGACCAATAAGGTCGACTTTTTACCGGTTTCGTAATCTTTCCCTGCGGCTTGCCAATACAAATGCTCAAACGCATGCTCAAAAGGGGTGTTTCTATCTATGGTTTTTCTAAATCTGAAATCAATAAGATTGATTAATTCTGTAGAAGCAAATTCAATCATACGGTATTGTGCACTTTGAAATCCGCTTGCTGGAGTTAAGGTATATCGAAATTTCATATACTGCTCTATGTCCATCCCTTCTCTCATGATGTTGAAAGAGGTTGTTAGCATATCAAAATACCGACTTACCCTCATGATCTTATTCTCAAAAAAAGAAACATCTAAATCTTCTTTTTGGGCCACCTGATCAATTTCCCAAAGAATCATTTTAAAAATGAGCTCATTGATTTGATGATAAGAAATAAACACCATCTCGTCTGGCAAGGTGGTGCGTTGTATTTGAAGGTTTAGTAACGCATCGGTTTGAATATAGTCCCAATACGTAATTGGCTTGCTGTAAAGCAAGCCATAGAGATGATCATCTGTATTTTGATCAATTTTTATATACTTCTCTTGAAGCTGTTTGACGACGTCGTCAAACTTATGTAAATCGTGCATGCTGGTTTGTTAGTCAAATTCTACTTGAAAGGAATGTTTTAAGCCCTTAAAGGCTTCGAGATTAGCTTGCAACGAACCGACGGCTAAATCTGCCTTGATCTTAAGTGGGATTTTGTTGTCATCTGCACTAACCCAAAGCGTCAAGCTTTCTTGCTCCTTAAACACACGACCTGCCATAACGTAAGGTCTAAATTTTAAGGTTTTTACCCTGCCAAACTCGGTATCTATCGTTTCCCTTCCAAGGAACTTTAGTTTAAAATTAAAATTTTCTTCATCAAAAAACATGTTGAGTGCTACAACATCGTTCTCTTTGATGCTTTTTGTGTCATAATTATTGCGAAGATAATAAAATGCCGAGACCATGTCTTGTACATCCTTCTCAGTAGCTATAATTTTTTTTGTCTTATGTTTTTTGTTTTCTACTAAAGCCTCTTGTTTGGCATGATCAAAATCAATCTCAATATCTTTAGTATGGCCGCCCTCGTCAATTTTTCTTATAAACTTGTAGGGCATTCCGGTGGTTTTGTCAATATAAGTCTCATAGCGATCTTTAACCTTAAAAAACCACTTAATTGCACCAGTGGTCCAACCCGTACCAACAACATGATACACCGGTTTACCATTGATACTCGATTCATTGACTTCTAAAGTAGCATTACCAGCTTTAAGAAAGTTACTGTAGCTCATCTCAAATTTAAACCATTCGCCATCTTGATACGCCATTTGCTCTTGAGCCGAGGCGGTCTCAAAAGCCAAAATCAAAGTCATAAATAGTAACAGATTCTTCATCATAGTAATTATTACAAACACAACTTAGAGGTTGCGTTTTCGTGTATAGTAGGTACTTTTACAATTACTATTCCAAAAATAGAAATTAAATTGAAATGGCTATAAATAAAGGTGTTATAGTTATGTTAGATTTTCTATTAAATAAGTCAATATGAGTATTAGAAAACACCTTTTTTTTTCTTCGGAAATGTGAGCCAAAATTCAATTTTTCAAAAGACAGAATTTGAACAATTCTCAATGGTACGTATAGAAAAGACCTGAACATTTTAAAAAACATTCAGGTCTATTTGATATGAAAATCTAAAATTTAAAGTGTGCCTCTTTTCTCTTGTTCGCGTTCTATAGACTCAAACAAAGCTTTAAAATTACCAGCACCAAAACCTTTTGCACCCATTCTTTGAATGATCTCAAAAAATAAGGTCGGTCTGTCCTCTAGTGGCTTGGTAAAGATTTGGAGTAGATAGCCTTCTTCATCAGCATCTACAAGGATAGATAGTTCCTGTAATTTTGAAATATCTTCTTTCATCATATCTCGATGCGCTCCCAAACGTTCAGGAATCATATCGTAATACGATTGTGGCGGTGGCGGTAAAAACTCAATACCACGAGACTTCAATTGCGCCACAGTGCCTATAATATCATCTGTAGCTACTGCAATATGCTGAACACCAGAATCTTCGTAAAAATCGAGATATTCTTCTATTTGCGATTTTTTAGCCGCTTTTGCCGGCTCATTGATAGGGAATTTAATGCGTCCGTTACCATTACTCATTACCTTACTCATGAGTGCTGAATATTCGGTATGGATTTGCTTATCATCAAAAGACAGAAAGTTCACAAAACCCATAACATCCTCATACCATTTGACCCATTTGTTCATTTGGCCCCAGCCAACGTTGCCCACCATGTGGTCAATATATTTTAATCCTACCGATTCTGGATTGTAGTCTGATTCCCATGGCTTAAAACCTGGCATAAACGTGCCATTATAGTTTTTACGCTCTACAAACATATGAACCGTTTCGCCATACGTGTAAATCCCCGCACGAACCACTTCACCATGCTCATCTTTTTCAACGGTTGGTTCCATAAAAGGTTTTGCGCCTCTTTTGGTGGTTTCTTCAAAAGATTTACGGGCATCTTCCACCCAAAGGGCAACCACTTTTACGCCGTCACCATGTTTAACGATATGGTCGTTTATTGGAGACGAACTGCTTAAAGGTGTGGTCAACACCAAACGTATTTTATCTTGTTTGAGCACGTAACTTACCGAATCTTTAGAACCTGTCTCTAAACCTCTGTAAGCATAAGATTGAAAGCCGAACGCTGTTTTATAGAAATGAGCAGATTGTTTGGCATTGCCAACGTAAAATTCAACATAATCTGTACCTAACAATGGTAAAAAATCTTGGGCTTTGTCAAAGATCTTTTCCAATCCGTAATCAACGCTTTTTACTTCTTTTGCCATAATTAATAAGTTATCCGATTTAAACTCTGTTTTAAAGAGCCTCCAAACTTGGACCTTGTTTAGAATTTATTCTTGTTTTTAGTTATTTATAATGTGTTTCTTTTAGGCTAAAATTTCCGAAGAATATCTATTAAGGAATAATGGCCCTCAATTTAAAGCATCGGTTAATAGCCTTAATCATTTAATGGTCTAACCATGATTTGAAATAATCTTCATCAGCAATTTTCATAGCTTCCTCGGTGAGCTGTAAAGGCTTAAATGTGTCTACCATAACCGCTAATTCCTTGGTCTTTGTCTTTCCTATACTGCGCTCTGTAGCTCCCGGGTGCGGACCATGCGGAATCCCTGCAGGGTGTAAGGAAATGTGGCCTGCCTCAATATCATTACGGCTCATAAAATCACCATCAACATAGTACAGCACCTCATCACTATCAATATTACTGTGATTATATGGTGCAGGAATGCTGTCTGGATGGTAATCATACAAACGCGGTACAAAACTGCACACTACAAAAGCATCGGTCTCAAAGGTTTGATGTACCGGTGGCGGTTGGTGAATACGACCAGTAATGGGCTCAAAATCATGAATGGAAAATGCGTAGGGATAATTGTAACCGTCATACCCTACGACATCAAAAGGATGTGAAGCATAAACCATTTCAAAAATATCACCTTGCTTTTTAATTTTCATTAAAAACTCTCCCGATTCATTATTGGTTTCCAATTCATACGGACGTCTTAAATCACGTTCGCAGTACGGAGAGTGTTCCAGCAGTTGCCCAAACCAATTGCGATAACGCTTTGGTGTGTAAATAGGGCGTCGAGACTCTACAATAAACAACCTATTGTCTTCTTGATCAAAATCTATTTTATAAATAACGCCTCTTGGGATGACCAAATAGTCGCCGTATTTAAAATCAAGATTCCCTAAATGCGTACGCAGTTTACCTGAACCTTTATGAATAAAAATAAGCTCGTCGGCATCAGAGTTTTTATAGAAATAATCTTTTGTAGATGCTTTTGGTGACGCTAAAATAATGGTGCAATCACTATTGGTCAAAATCGCTTTTCTGCTCTCTAAAAAATCTTGCTCTGGCTTTACTTGAAAGCCTCTTAGGCGATATGATTGTATATGATTGGCCTTTGCAATCTTTGGCGCAACGCTATATTGCTTTTTAATGGTCTTGACCTGCGTAGGTCGCTGTTCGTGATAACTATTGGTAGACATCCCATCAAAACCGATGGTCCCAAACAATTGTTCGTAATATAAACTCCCGTCTTCTTTACGAAATTGCGTGTGGCGTTTTGGAGGGATTTTCCCTAATTTATGATAAAAAGGCATTTGTAACTGTATTATGATGTGTTAATGAATAGAAGATTAGAACCAATTTCTATTCTGTTTTAAAGATACAAATATAGAAGGGTTTACAAAAGAAAAAGAGCCAGAGCATTTTTACTGTTATAGACAGGTTGCCGTATCAAAACCAGAATCCCAGATTAAAATACCAGACATTATCCTCTTGTTCTGGAGAAAAACTGTACTTCACTTGTATTGGACCAAGAAAGGTCTCAATACCATAACCTAAGGCATAGCCTCTATACTCTGGTAGCGTGAGCCACTCTCCGGTTTCAAAAATCTCATTGTCTATATTGGCCCAATTGCCTTCTAGCGTGATGTGGTGTTTTTTGAATAACTCATAATCCAATGAGGCATAAGCCTTCACAAAACTATCGCCAGTTAACGCTATAAAATCGTATCCCAAAAACGGTGTGAAGTTATTTATAAAGTTATTGCCATATCCACCAAGTGCGAAACCAAGCGCCTCACTGTTTTCTCCTCCTAAAGAAAAACCTCCAGCAGTTTTTATATTTATGGCAAATTTATCGTTTAAACTAAAGGCGTAACCCATATCTGCCTTGGCTATTGAAAATTCATTAAAATCGGCATTGAAATCTGAAGCCAATAAATAGGTATGAAAATCACCACTAAAGTAAACACCGTTAGATGGGTAATATTTATCATTATACGTATCCAGCTTCAACGTCCCAAAAACGCTAAAGTAGTCTGTGTTTTCAAACAAGAACTCATCGGTTTCATCATTAAGCGTGATGGTTTCAGATTTAACGGTCAACCGTTTATGTTCTGCTCCCAAACTCAACGCGAAGTCCTTTCTAAATAAGGTTTGAATGTAAAATTGATTGGTCTGGTCTCTAAGTTTTGCGTCTATTCTATTAACGTTTGTAGAGGCCAATTGTTCATCACTCAAAAATAATTCTGGATTGATGTCTTTTTCAAATTGATTATACCGTGATCTTAAGCCAACACTCCAATAAAACCCTTTATCAATAAGATACTCAAAATTATACCGCACGTTGTCTCCCAAAACAATATCTAAAGACGCAAAGTCATTATTAAACAACAGCCGTTTTTTTGTCAAATTTATAAGTGCTGCACTTTTATACACATCATCATAATGCAGGCCCAGCTTAAAAAATGTAGTTGTTTTACTTTCTTTTACTTGAGTTTCTAACTTATATCCTTTTTTATCCTGATCCTTATGCAATACGTAGGTAAAACTTTCGAAATTATTAGTCGCTATTAAATTATTGATCCCCTTATTGAAATCTTTATAGCTCACCGTTTCATCTGTTTTAAGCTTGAGCTTTCCTAAAATATAGGAGCGTGTGTAACGCTTATTTCCCGAAATCCCAATGGAATTGATACGAATACTATCACAGGCTCTAAGATTAACGTCTAATCGAGATCGATCTATTGTTTGTCGCGGTAATGCTTCAAGCGCATCTAATTTTTCAAGTGCCGCTTTTTTTCCGTTTTCAATAATTTTTTCCCCTTCACTAAAGGCAATCACGCTAAAATCTGCAATATCGGGTTTGATATAAATATCTGTTTTTTCAGCTTTGAGCTTCATGTCATTAATGGTTCTAAAGTTGTTGATTTGCACCAACACATCCAAAGCCGAAGCCATATCTTCTCTGGCAGCTAAACCATCTTGAACATCAACACCAATGATGACATCCATCCCTTTTGCCCTGAGCTCATCGACTGGATAATTATTAACAACACCGCCATCAATCAATAATTTGCCGTCAATTTCAACGGGCTGAAATAAAGACGGCAAAGCGCCACTAGCAGTAACACTCAGTGGGAGACTGCCTGAATCTAATATAACAGCTTTACCAGTTTCTACATTTGTGGCAATACAAAAAAATGGAATGGGCAATTTATCGAAGTCTGTAACATCACTCACATGCAATGTCAATTGGGATAAGAGGGTAAACACATTTTGACCTCGAGAGAGCGCTGAAGGTAATTTTAGTTTAAACTTATCAAAAGGTAAAATCACCGCATACTTCTCGTTATTCTCTCGTTCATATAAGGTTCTTGCCGATCTGGGAAGAATATCGTTAATCACGTTATCAAAATCAAGACTTTTAAAAATAGAGTCCAATTGTTTTCCGGAGTATCCAGAAGCATATAAAGACCCTATAATGGCCCCCATACTGGTACCTGCTACATAATCTATCTTAATGCCCAAACTATCAATTACCTTGAGCGCTCCAATATGAGCAAACCCCTTAGCGCCTCCTCCACTTAAAACCAAACCAATTTTTTTTTGTTGTTGTCGTGGAAGGTCTTGGGCGTGTAATGAAACACAGACCAGAAGCGACATGATGATAATGATCTGTTTCATTCTTTTTTGTAAAAGGCTTTAATTTTTTGAGCTCGAGATAAGCCTACTACAGCTTCCAAATCTTCTTGTTTTGCCTCT
Proteins encoded in this window:
- a CDS encoding peptidoglycan DD-metalloendopeptidase family protein; this encodes MKYLVILLFLSVAVTSCKEDEKQEDVVITEPIIEPEPVKEFGFVLDDYVVKRDTVKNGDSFGEILERNHIGYPKIFNIAEKVRDTFDIRRLRAGQPYMLLCANDSLQTPETFIYQENSIDYVVINFKDSISAYKDKKPITIVEKEASGIVMNNLSETMENQGLPYALINDMSDIYAWTIDFFRLQKGDRFKIVYKQRFIDDSIYAGIESIDAAYFEHKNEPFYAFNFEVDSTKRISDYFDENTKSLRRTFLKAPVQFSRISSRYNLNRRIAYYGYKLRPHKGTDFAAPIGTPILATANGTVEESTRRGGNGKYVKIKHNGTYSTQYLHMKDQKVKKGQYVKQGDVIGWVGMTGNTGGPHVCYRFWKNGKQVDPFKEKLPEAESIPESLKSKYVEFIEPLKSKLDGIQFDDHNTNSTSEENIVTSNIQ
- a CDS encoding tryptophan 2,3-dioxygenase family protein, whose translation is MHDLHKFDDVVKQLQEKYIKIDQNTDDHLYGLLYSKPITYWDYIQTDALLNLQIQRTTLPDEMVFISYHQINELIFKMILWEIDQVAQKEDLDVSFFENKIMRVSRYFDMLTTSFNIMREGMDIEQYMKFRYTLTPASGFQSAQYRMIEFASTELINLIDFRFRKTIDRNTPFEHAFEHLYWQAAGKDYETGKKSTLLVNFEKRYKGDFIRFMQTYNTKNLWSRFKELPKEDQEDEALVKAMRHYDYTVNVTWVMAHYNAAKHYIESGTGDGEATGGSDWKKYMHPKYQKRIFFPELWSDEELENWGNNV
- a CDS encoding DUF3108 domain-containing protein codes for the protein MKNLLLFMTLILAFETASAQEQMAYQDGEWFKFEMSYSNFLKAGNATLEVNESSINGKPVYHVVGTGWTTGAIKWFFKVKDRYETYIDKTTGMPYKFIRKIDEGGHTKDIEIDFDHAKQEALVENKKHKTKKIIATEKDVQDMVSAFYYLRNNYDTKSIKENDVVALNMFFDEENFNFKLKFLGRETIDTEFGRVKTLKFRPYVMAGRVFKEQESLTLWVSADDNKIPLKIKADLAVGSLQANLEAFKGLKHSFQVEFD
- the hppD gene encoding 4-hydroxyphenylpyruvate dioxygenase; translated protein: MAKEVKSVDYGLEKIFDKAQDFLPLLGTDYVEFYVGNAKQSAHFYKTAFGFQSYAYRGLETGSKDSVSYVLKQDKIRLVLTTPLSSSSPINDHIVKHGDGVKVVALWVEDARKSFEETTKRGAKPFMEPTVEKDEHGEVVRAGIYTYGETVHMFVERKNYNGTFMPGFKPWESDYNPESVGLKYIDHMVGNVGWGQMNKWVKWYEDVMGFVNFLSFDDKQIHTEYSALMSKVMSNGNGRIKFPINEPAKAAKKSQIEEYLDFYEDSGVQHIAVATDDIIGTVAQLKSRGIEFLPPPPQSYYDMIPERLGAHRDMMKEDISKLQELSILVDADEEGYLLQIFTKPLEDRPTLFFEIIQRMGAKGFGAGNFKALFESIEREQEKRGTL
- a CDS encoding homogentisate 1,2-dioxygenase; its protein translation is MPFYHKLGKIPPKRHTQFRKEDGSLYYEQLFGTIGFDGMSTNSYHEQRPTQVKTIKKQYSVAPKIAKANHIQSYRLRGFQVKPEQDFLESRKAILTNSDCTIILASPKASTKDYFYKNSDADELIFIHKGSGKLRTHLGNLDFKYGDYLVIPRGVIYKIDFDQEDNRLFIVESRRPIYTPKRYRNWFGQLLEHSPYCERDLRRPYELETNNESGEFLMKIKKQGDIFEMVYASHPFDVVGYDGYNYPYAFSIHDFEPITGRIHQPPPVHQTFETDAFVVCSFVPRLYDYHPDSIPAPYNHSNIDSDEVLYYVDGDFMSRNDIEAGHISLHPAGIPHGPHPGATERSIGKTKTKELAVMVDTFKPLQLTEEAMKIADEDYFKSWLDH
- a CDS encoding patatin-like phospholipase family protein, with amino-acid sequence MKQIIIIMSLLVCVSLHAQDLPRQQQKKIGLVLSGGGAKGFAHIGALKVIDSLGIKIDYVAGTSMGAIIGSLYASGYSGKQLDSIFKSLDFDNVINDILPRSARTLYERENNEKYAVILPFDKFKLKLPSALSRGQNVFTLLSQLTLHVSDVTDFDKLPIPFFCIATNVETGKAVILDSGSLPLSVTASGALPSLFQPVEIDGKLLIDGGVVNNYPVDELRAKGMDVIIGVDVQDGLAAREDMASALDVLVQINNFRTINDMKLKAEKTDIYIKPDIADFSVIAFSEGEKIIENGKKAALEKLDALEALPRQTIDRSRLDVNLRACDSIRINSIGISGNKRYTRSYILGKLKLKTDETVSYKDFNKGINNLIATNNFESFTYVLHKDQDKKGYKLETQVKESKTTTFFKLGLHYDDVYKSAALINLTKKRLLFNNDFASLDIVLGDNVRYNFEYLIDKGFYWSVGLRSRYNQFEKDINPELFLSDEQLASTNVNRIDAKLRDQTNQFYIQTLFRKDFALSLGAEHKRLTVKSETITLNDETDEFLFENTDYFSVFGTLKLDTYNDKYYPSNGVYFSGDFHTYLLASDFNADFNEFSIAKADMGYAFSLNDKFAINIKTAGGFSLGGENSEALGFALGGYGNNFINNFTPFLGYDFIALTGDSFVKAYASLDYELFKKHHITLEGNWANIDNEIFETGEWLTLPEYRGYALGYGIETFLGPIQVKYSFSPEQEDNVWYFNLGFWF